The following is a genomic window from Verrucosispora sp. WMMD573.
GCCGTGGCCACCCTCGGCGGACGCCCGGTCGGCTCGGTGCGGATCTCCGCCGCCGACCCGCGACCCCGGCACCGTGGCGTGTCGCACCACAGCCTCACCGCGTACGGCCGGGTGGCGCTGGCCCGTGCGGAGCTGGTGGTGCCGACGGACCTGGAGCCGCTGCTGGCCGCCGAGGTCGACGCCGCGCTGAAACCGCTCGCCGGGCGGCACACCCTGGTGCGGGTGGCCACCACCGGGTTGGACGCGGCGCTGCGACGAAGCCCGGTGCCGCTGTCGACGATGGGGCGCGGGCTGGACGCCGACCACGCCTACTTCCTGGCCGCCGCCGCAGCCGGCCGGCACGCCGCCCGGCTGGCGGCGCAGACACCCCCGCCACCGGCCGACCGCTGACCAGCCGACGCCGGGATGAGCCAGGGCCCTTCCCGGCACCTCAGGCGAAGATGATCAGCGCGGCCCAGGCGCCCACGATCAGGGCCAGGGCGACGGCCAGCACCCAGGTGGGCACGGTGTACTCGCCGCGGCGGTTACGCTCGATCTCGGCGCGGATCTTGTCGCGGCGGCGTTCGAGCCAGCCCTGCCGCTGAGCGCCCGGGTTGGGAGGTTCCGGAGGAATCATGACCCCACCAGCCTACCCGGGGCCGGCCGGTCGGCACGGCCCCGGTCGGCCGGTCACATGCTGGCGATCAGCCGTTCCACCCGCTCGTCGTACGCCCGGAACGGATCCTTGCAGAGCACGGTCCGCTGCGCCTGGTCGTTGAGCTTGAGGTGCACCCAGTCGACGGTGAAGTCCCGTCGCTTCTCCTGGGCGTGCCGGATGAACTCACCACGCAGCCGGGCCCGGGTGGTCTGCGGCGGCGTCTCCTTCGCCTCGAAGATCTCCGGATCGGTGGCCACCCGGTCCACGTCGCCACGCCGCTCCAGCAGCGCGTAGAGGCCCCGCCCCCGACGCAGGTCGTGGTACGCCAGATCCATCTGCGCCACCCGGGGGTGCGACAGCGGCAGGTCGTGCTTGCGCTGGTAACGCTCGATCAGCCGCAGCTTCGTCACCCAGTCGATCTCCCGGGAGACCGGTTCCAGGTCACCGGTCTCCACCGCCCGCAGCACCCGACCCCACAGCTCCACCACCCGCTTGGCGGTCTGGTCGCCGCCCCGGCGCTCGACGAACTCGGTGGCCTTGGCGAGGTACTCCTGCTGGATCTCCAGGGCGCTGATCTCCTTGCCCGAGGCCAGCCGCACCTTCCGCCGGCCGGTGATGTCGTGCGACACCTCCCGGATCGCCCGGATCGGGTTCTCCAGGGTGAGGTCGCGCATCACCACGCCACCCTCGATCATCCGCAGCACGATGTCGGCGGTGCCGACCTTCAGCAGCGTGGTGACCTCGTTCATGTTGGAGTCACCGACGATGACGTGCAGCCGGCGGTAGCGCTCCGCGTCGGCGTGCGGCTCGTCCCGCGTGTTGATGATCGGGCGGCTGCGGGTGGTCGCCGAGGAGACACCCTCCCAGATGTGCTCGGCCCGCTGGGACAGGCAGTAGACCGCGCCGCGCGGCGTCTGCAACACCTTGCCCGCGCCGCAGATCAGCTGCCGGGTGACCAGGAACGGGATCAGCACGTCGGCGAGCCGGCCGAACTCACCGTGCCGGGACACCAGGTAGTTCTCGTGGCAGCCGTACGAGTTGCCGGCCGAGTCGGTGTTGTTCTTGAACAGGTAGATCTCTCCGGCGATGCCCTCGTCGTGCAGCCGCTTCTCCGCGTCGATGAGCAGCCCTTCCAGGATCCGCTCGCCGGCCCGGTCGTGGGCGACCAGGTCGACCACCGAGTCGCACTCCGGGGTGGCGTACTCGGGATGTGAGCCGACATCCAGGTAGAGCCGCGCGCCGTTACGCAGAAAGACGTTGCTCGACCGACCCCAGGACACGACCCGGCGGAAGAGGTACCGGGCCACCTCGTCAGGGGACAGCCGCCGCTGTCCGCGGTAGGTACAGGTGACGCCGTACTCGGTCTCCAGACCGAAGATTCGCCGTTCCATGATGAGACATTAGCCGTAAGGAGGCCCTGTTCGTCACTGTCAGGGAGCTGCCGGCCTCAGCCGTCGGTGGAACCGGCCATGACGGCGAGAGTCTCGACATACCGACGGCACGCGTCGTACTGCGGCAGCAGCCCGGCCGCCCGGGCCTGCGCCAGGGTCGGCGCCGCGGCGTCGCGGGCGGACAGTTGCGCCCCGGTGGTCGGCCAGTCGATGCCCAACTCGTCGTCCAGCGGATACACCGTGCGCTCGGCCGACGGGTCGTACGTGGTCGAGCAGAGATAGGTCACGGTGGCGTCGTCGGTCAACGCGCAGAACCCGTGGCCGAGCCCCTCGGCCAGATAGACCGCGCGCCGGTCCACGTCGTCCAGGCGCACCCCCTCCCACCTGCCGAAGGTGGGCGAGCCGAGCCGCAGGTCGACGATCACGTCCAGCACGGCCCCCCGCACACAGGTGACGTACTTCGCCTGCCCCGGTGGCACGTCGGCGAAGTGGATGCCGCGCACCACGTCCCGGGCCGAGATGGACAGGTTTGCCTGGGCCAGTCGCAGCGGATGCCCGACCACCTCGCCCAACCGGTCGAAGCGGTACCACTCCAGGAACAACCCGCGCGGGTCGCCGTGCTGCTGCGGGGTGATCTCCCAGGCGCCCTCGACGCTCAACGGCCGCAGCTTCATCGGGCCGCCCCCACCTCGAAGAACTCACCCGTCGGCTCCTGCCGCCCACCAGCGGCGAGCAGATCGAGCAGGTAGTCCCCGTAGCCGCTCCTGGTCAACGGCTCGGCCAGGGCACGCAACTGGGCGTCGTCGATCAGCCCGGCCCGCCAGACAACCTCCTCGACACAGCCGATCTTCATGCCCTGTCGTTCCTCGATCACCCGGACGAACTCCGCGGCCTGCATCAGCGAGGTGAAGGTGCCGGTGTCCAGCCAGGCGGTTCCCCGGTCCAGCACGGTGACCGACAGCTCACCCCACCGCCGATACGCCTCGTTCACCGCCGTGATCTCCAACTCGCCCCGGGAGCTGGGGGTGAGCCCCCGGGCGATCTCCACCACCCGGTTGTCGTAGAAGTACAGGCCGGGCACCGCGTACCGGGACGTCGGGTGCTGCGGCTTCTCCTCGATCGACAGCACCCGACCGTCGGCGTCGAAGTGCACCACGCCGTACGCCTGCGGATTGGCCACAGGGTAGGCGAAGATCCGGCCACCCACCGGCTCGCCCGCCGCCAACTGCCGATCCAGGCTCATCCCGTGAAAGATGTTGTCGCCGAGGATCAACGCCACCGAGTCGTCGCCGATGAAGTCCGCGCCGAGCACGAACGCCTGCGCGATGCCCTCCGGGCGAGGCTGGGCGACGTACTCCAGCCGGAGCCCGAACTGACCGCCGTCGCCGAGCAGCCGCTGGAACTGGCCCTGCTCCTCCGGCGTGGTGATCACCAGGATCTCGTGTATCCCGGCCATCACCAGGGTGGAGAGGGGATAGTAGATCATCGGCTTGTCGAAGACCGGCATCAGTTGTTTCGACACCGCCCGGGTGATCGGCCACAGCCGGGACCCGGTGCCACCGGCCAGCAGGATTCCACGCATCCCGCGCAGCCTACCGGCGATCGGACAAGCAACCGCGCATCGCCTGCACTGTCGATGTGGCCGTTTCGCGTAGACTTTCGGACTCGTGAGGATCCTGGTCACCGGCGGCGCCGGCTTCATCGGCTCGGAGTACGTCCGGACGCTGCTCGGCGTTCCCGGTGGCGACGCGGCGGACGTGCCGCCGTGGGAACCGGCCCAGGTCACCGTGCTCGACGCGCTCACCTACTCCGGCAACCTGGCCAACCTCGCGCCCGTGGCCGACGACCCCCGGCTGCGCTTCCTGCCGGGCGACATCCGTGACCCCGACGTGGTCGACCGGGCCGTCGCCGGGCAGGACGTCGTCGTGCACTTCGCCGCCGAGTCCCATGTCGACCGCTCGATCGCCGGTGCCGCCCCCTTCGTCACCACAAACGTCCTCGGTACCCAGAACCTGCTCGACGCCGCGCTGCGCCACGGCACCGCCCGGTTCGTGCACGTCTCCACCGACGAGGTCTACGGCTCCATCACCGACGGCGCCTGGACCGAGGACTGGCCACTGGCCCCCAACTCCCCCTACTCGGCGTCGAAGGCCGGCTCCGACCTGCTCGCCCTGGCCTACCACCGCACCCACGGACTCGACGTGGTGGTGACCCGCTGCTCCAACAACTACGGGCCCTACCAGTACCCGGAGAAGGTTGTACCGCTGTTCGTCACCAACCTCCTCGACGGACAATGCGTCCCGCTCTACGGGGACGGCGGCAACGTCCGCGACTGGCTGCACGTGCACGACCACTGCCGCGGCATCGCCCTCGTCCAGGACAGGGGCCGCGCCGGCGAGATCTACCACATCGGCGGCGGCACCGAACTGACAAACAAGGAACTGACCGCCCGACTCCTCGACGCCTGCGACGCCGGCTGGGACCGGGTGACTAACGTCGCCGACCGCAAGGGACACGACCGCCGCTACGCCCTCGACATCACCAAGATCAGCAAAGAGCTCGGGTACGCCCCCAGCATCACCCTCGACACCGGTCTCGCCGAGACCGTCCGCTGGTACCGGGACAACCGCGCCTGGTGGGAGCCGCTGAAAGCAGCGAACGCGTGAGGTTGCTGGTGACCGGCGCCGGCGGGATGCTCGGACGCGACCTGGTCGACGTCCTCGCCGCACGACCGGAACACCAGGTCACCGCCGTCACCCGCACCGAACTGGACATCACCGACAGCGCCGCCGTGCACGCCGCCGTCGACGGACACGACGTGGTGGTCAACACCGCCGCCTGGACCGACGTCGACGGGGCCGAGACACACGACTCGGCGGCCACCGCCGTCAACGGCGACGCCGTCGTGCACCTCGCCACCGCCTGCGCCGCGCACGGCGCCCGCCTGCTGCAGCTGTCCACCGACTACGTCTTCGACGGCACTGCCAGCACCCCCTACCCCGAGGACGCGCCGACCGCCCCGCTCAACGCGTACGGTCGCGGCAAGCTCGTCGGGGAACAAGCGGTGACCCGCCTGCTGCCCGACACCGGATACGTGGTGCGTACCGCCTGGCTCTACGGCACCCACGGCCGCAACTTCGTCACCACCATGCTCGACCTGGCCGACCGGCGCGACACCCTCGACGTCGTCGACGACCAGCGCGGCCAGCCGACCTGGTCCCACGCCCTCGCCCGCCACCTGGTCAAGCTCGCCGAGGCCGCCCACACCGGACACGCCGCACCCGGGATCTACCACGGCACCTGCTCCGGCGAGACCACCTGGTACGGCCTCGCCCGCGCCGTGTTCGCCCAGCGCGGCCTCGATCCGGACCGGATCCGCCCCACCACCAGCGCCCGGTTCGTGCGACCCGCAGCCAGACCGACGTACAGTGTGCTGGCACACGGCCGGTGGGCGGAGGCCGGGCTGCCGCCCCTACCGGACTGGCACGCCACCCTGGCCGACGCGTTCACCCTCGCCGCCCCACCCTCCCCGCAGAAGGTCGTATGAAGCTCACCCTGGTCACCGGCCTGACCGGCCTGCTTCTGCTGGCCGCCATCGTCGAGCTGCTGCGCCGCCGCCAACTACGCGAGAAGTACGGCATGCTCTGGCTCGGCCTGCTGTTCGTGGTGATCCCGCTGTCGCTGTTCCCCCGGCTGCTGGACGGCGTCGCCGACCTGCTGGGCGTCGCCTCCGGAGTCAGCCTGGTGCTCTTCCTCGGCATCGTCTTCCTCCTGCTGGTCTGCATCCACCTGAGCTGGGAGGTCAGCGCGCTGGAGGAGGAGACCCGCACCCTCGCCGAGGAGTTCGCCCTGCTCCGCGCCGAAGTCGAAGCCGAACGGGTGGCACGGGCGCAGTGGCCCCGCCCCCTGGACCGGACGGAAGTGACCTCCCGCGATGGTTGACGGCAAGCGACTCCTCATCATCGTTCCGGCGCTCAACGAGGCCGCCACCATCGGCGACGTCGTCGGCGAGATCCGCGGCGAACTACCCGCAGCGGACGTGCTCGTCGTCGACGACGGCTCCACCGACCACACCGCCGCCGTCGCCACCGCCGCCGGCGCCCGCGTCGCCCGGCTGCCCTACAACCTCGGTGTCGGCGGCGCCATGCGGCTCGGCTACCGCTACGCCCACGACCACGACTACGACGCCGCCGTGCAGGTCGACGCCGACGGGCAGCACGACCCCCGGTACGTGCCGAAGCTGGTCGACCTGCTCGACGACTACGACCTCGTCATCGGGGCCCGGTTCGCCGGCGAGGGCGAATACACCGTACGCGGCCCCCGCCGCTGGGCGATGGCCGTGCTGTCGCTGGTGCTGTCCGGCCTGGCCGGCGCCACGCTGACCGACACCACCAGCGGCTTCCGCGCCGCCAACCGCCGGATGATCGCGATGTTCGCCCACTGGTACCCCGTCGAGTACCTCGGCGACACCGTCGAGACGCTGGTGCACGCCGCTCGCCGCGGCTACCGGATCCAGCAGGTCCCGGTCGCCATGCGCCGCCGGATGGCCGGCACCCCCAGCCACTCCCCCACCCGGGCGTTGATCTATCTCGGCCGGGCGCTGGCCGTCCTCACCCTCGCCCTCATCCGCCGGTGATCCGCCGCCTGCTCCGTCTCGTCCCACCCGGCACCGTCGGCGTCGCCATCGGACTCGCCGTGGTCGGACTGGCCTCCTACGTCCACCTCGCCGTGGCCGGACACAACCTCGACGCCGCCGACTACTCCTCACTGTCGGTGCTCTGGTCCGTCGTGTTCACCCTCGGCATCGGCGTGTTCCTCCCCGTCGAGCAGGAGGTCGCCCGCCTCGTCGCGGCCCGGCACACCCGCGGGCTACCACCCGGGCCGGTACTGGCCCGCGGCGCCGCCGTCGCCGCCGCCGTGCTCGGCCTGCTGCTGGCGCTCACCATCGGCGGCGCGGACCTCCTCACCGACCGGCTCTTCGACGGCGACCCCGCGATGGTGCCCGCCCTCGGTGGCGCGCTGGCCGCCCTGGCCGTCGCGCACACCAGCCGAGGTGTGCTCTCCGGCCTGCGCCGCTTCGGCTGGTACGGCTCCCAGCTCGGCCTCGACGGCGGACTGCGCATCGTCCTGGTCGCCGCGCTCGCCGTCGCCGGTGTCGACTCCCCCGTCGCCTACGCGCTGGTCCTGGTCGCGGCACCGCTGGCCGCCGTCGCTCTGACCGTAGCGCCGGTCGCCCGGACCATCGGCCGCGGACCGACGGTCCCCTGGCCGCCGCTGCTACGCGGACTCGCGCTGCTCACCGTCTCCAGCCTGCTCGCCCAGGTGGTCGTCAACGTCGGAGTGATCAACGTACGGCTGCTCGACCCGACCGAGGTCGCCGTCGCCGGGGCGCTGCTCTCCGCGCTGGTGCTGGTCCGCATACCGCTGTTCGTCTTCGGCGCGATGCAGGCCGCGCTGCTACCCGGTCTGTCCACCGCCGCCGCGACCGGCGACGGACCCGCCTTCCGCGCCCTGCTCCACCGATCCCTGGCCGTCGTCACCGCCCTCGGGGCCTTCGGCGGCATCCTCGCTGCCCTGCTCGGCCCGGCGCTCGTGCGGGCTCTCTTCGACACCCCCGACGTCCTCGGCCACGGCGACTTCGCCTGGCTCTCGGTGGCCACCCTGGCGTACCTGTGGGCGATGGTGCTCGGTCAGGCCCTGCTGGCCCACGGCCGGCACCACGCCCCGGCACTGGCCTGGACCATCGGCGTCGCCGCGCTGGTCGTCGCGACCCTGCCCCCGCTGCCCGTCGCGCTGCGCGTCGAACTCGGTTACACCGTCGGCTCCGTGGTGGCCGCCGGCATCATGGTCACTCTGCTACGCCGCCGCCGGGCCACCCCGCCCGGCCCACCGATCGCGGCGCCGTTGCCCGCCACCACCAGCGGAGGAACCTGATGAGCCGGCCCCGCGTCACCGCCGTGATGCTCGCCTACGGCGCCGAACCCTGGCTGGTCGACGCCGCGCGGGCCGTACTGGCCAGCACCGGCGTCGACGTCGAACTGATCGTGGTCGACAACGGTTGCACCGGGCACGGCATCGACGTGGTCAAGGGCCTGCCCGGCGTGCGGGTCATCCGGCCGGAGGCGAACACCGGCTACGCCGGCGGCTGCAACCTCGGTGCCGCCGAGGCCACCGGCGACTGGCTGACCTTCGTCAACTCCGACGCCATCGTGGCGCCCGACGCCCTCGCCAAGATCATCGCGGTGGCCGCTGAGCCGGGGATCGGCGCCGCGATGGCCTCCATCCGGCTCGCCCACGACCCCGACCTGATCAACACCTCGGGCAACCCGCTGCACTTCACCGGCCTGTCCTGGGCCGGCGGCAACGGCGAACCGGTAAGCGCCCACGCGAGGCGCACCGCCGTACCCTCGCTGAGCGGCTGCTGCTTCGTCATCAGCCGGCACCGCTGGCAGGAACTCGACGGCTTCCCCGACGAGTACTTCGCCTACCACGAGGACACCGAACTCAGCCTGCGGCTGTGGCAACGCGGCCTCCGGCTGGAATACGTGCCCGACGCCGTCGTCCTGCACCACTACGAGTTCTCCCGCAACGACCTCAAGCTCTACCTGGTCGAACGCAACCGCCTGCTCACCCTGCTGACCGCGTACCAGGGCCGGACCCTGGCACTGCTGGCACCGATGCTGCTGCTCACCGAGGCTGCCATGCTCACCGCCGCGCTGGCGGGCGGCTGGGGACACCAGAAGACCCGCGGCTGGGCGTGGCTGTGGCGGCACCGGGACTGGATACGCGCCCGTCGGCGCCGCCTACAGGCCGAACGCACCGTCGGCGACGGTACCCTCGCCGACCTGATGACCGCCCGCGTCGCTCCGTCGAACGTGGCAGCACCACCCGGGATGGGCGTGTTCAACGCGGTCGCCGCAGGGTGGTGGGCGGTCGCCCGGCCGCTGCTCGCCCGCCACTGACCCACCCCGAAGCCGCGCACCGTACGCCGGCCGGCGACCCGAACGACGCGGTGCCCGAGCTGTCGAAACCGCTCGGGCACCGCCGCTGCTCGGGATGAAGATCAGCTGTCGGACTTGTCGCCCGGCTTGTCCTCCAGGTCGGCGGAGCCGGCCGAAGTGGTCGGCTTGTGCCCCTCCTCGGTCGGCGTGGTCGGGGTCTGCGCCCGATCACCCTCCGCCGCCGACTCGCCGGCCGCATCGCCGTCGAGCAGAGCGGTCAACGCGGCCCCGGTGATCCGTCGGAAGGTACGCCCCACCCGGTTACGGTCCAGGATCGCGACCTCCAGCTGGTCGCCGGCGATCGTGCGGGCGGCACCGCCCTCGCCGCCGACGCTGCCCAGCGCCTGCACCGCCACCTTCACCGCGTCGCCGAGCGACATGTCCGGCCGATGGTTCGACTTGAGCACCCCGGAGATCGCCTCGGCCTGACCGCCCATGGCCATCCGGCCCGGCTCATCGGTCACCGACCCGTCATAGGTGCACCGGTACAACGAGTCCTCCTCCGGCGTGGCACCCACCTCCGCCACACAGATCTCCACCTCGAACGGCTTCGACTGCTCGGTGAAGATGGCACCGAGAATCTGCGCGTACGAGTTTGCCAACGCCAGACCGGTCACATCCCGGCGGTCGTAGCTCAGACCGTTCAGGTCGGCCATCCGTACACCCGCCCGGCGCAGGTTCTCGAACTCGTTGTACCGCCCCACGGCGGCGAAGCCGATCCGGTCGTAGATCTCGCTGACCTTGTGCAGCGTGCTGGAGAGATTCTCGGCAACGAAGAGCACCCCGCCGGCGTAGCTGACGACCACCGCGCTGCGGCCCCGAGCGATGCCCTTGCGGGCCAACTCGGAACGGTCGCGCATGATCTGCTCGGGCGAGGCGTAGAACTGCATGGCCACGGCGGCGGCTCTCCTTCGGGCGGTACTCGGGAAACGGGATCAGCTGCGGACGGGCGGCTCAGCCGCCCGGATTCTCCATCCGACCGGCGACGACGCTCTCCGCGATCGCCGAGGTCTCCGCGTCGGTCAGCCGGTGCGTGCCCTCCGCCGTCGCGGTCATCACCACCGGGTAGATCCGCCGCGTCAGGTCGGGACCGCCGGTCGCGGTGTCGTCGTCGGCGGCATCGTAGAGGGCCTCGACCGCCAACCGCACCGCGTCGTCGACGGACAGCCCGGTCCGGAACCGCTTCTTCAACGCCGACTTGGCGAACAGCGAACCCGAACCGATGGCGTCGTAGCCAGTCTCCTCGTACGGGCCGCCGGTGACGTCGAAACTGAAGATCCGCCCGGCCCACGCCGGGTCGCTGGCCGCCAGGTCGAACCCGGCGAAGAGTGGGATCACCGCCAGCCCCTGCATCGCCGCACCCAGGTTGCCGCGAATCATCGAGGCGAGCCGGTTCGCCTTGCCGTCGAGGGACAGCATCGCGCCCTCGATCTTCTCGTAGTGCTCCAGCTCCACCTGGAACAGCCGCATCAGCTCGATGCCGATGCCGGCGGCGCCGGCGATGCCCACCAGCGAGTACGCGTCGGCGGGGTGCACCTTCTCGATGTCCCGCTGGGCGATCAGGTTTCCCATGGTGGCCCGCCGGTCACCGGCCATCACGACACCACCGGCCGCGGCGATGGCCACGATCGTGGTGGCGTGCGGGGCCATGTCGGCGGCCATGCCCGGGGGCAGCGCCCGACGGCCCGGCAGCATCTCAGGGGCCACCTTGCTCAGGAATGCCGTGAAGGAGGACGTCCCCGCGTTGGTGAACACATCTGGAAGACGCCCGGATGGATCAAAACCCGCTGCCACGTGGTTCCTCTCAGGTACGTGACGGCCCTGGCCAGCCTCGTCGGACTGTCACGGAACTGGCCAAGACCACCGTTGCAGTTGAAGCAGAGTATCCCGCGCACCCACCCGGTGCGATGATCGTGGTCCACATGTTCCGGATCGGGGGTCATCGCAGACCGCACAGACACCGCCCTGCTCGGCCAGCAGCTCGTCGAACTCCTGTTGCCCGGTGCCGTACCGCCGCCGCAGGTGGTACTCGCGATTGCCGCCGTAGAGCCGCTGCTTGGTCTCGTTGGCTGGCTTCACCTCTCGGCCAAACTGGAGCTTCACTCGCTTGGCATAGCTCGCCTTCGACCTGACATTGAAGCAAGGCTTGCAGTAGCTGCCACGACCGCTGGGACGCTTGCTACTCGCACAAAACTCCGCCAGCGACTTCCACTCTTCGCAGTCACGACATCGGCGTTGACCTTGCCGGTCATCCGAAAAATCTGCCATGTCCGATTTATGCCTATATGTTCACTGACCTCCTTTCTGTACGTAACCTCTCACGAACTCTTCGGCGTTTTCCTCAAGGACGGAGTCGATCTCGTCGAGCAGGTCGTCGACGTCCTCGGTGATCTCGGCGTGCCGCTCGGCGACCTCCGGGTTCGCCTCGACGGTGACGTCCTCGACCTCTTCGCCCTGACGGGACTTGCCGGACTGCGACTGACCGCCGCTGTCACGAGTGGCCATCGTTGCCTCCTCCACGATCTCCCTGCGATGAACTTACCTCGCGGGAGCGACGAAACGTTCCCCGCGCGCCGGTACCGGCGCGCGGGGACGAACAGCTGGTGGACGTGAGCCGGTGGGTCAGCCGCCGGTCAGGGTCTCCAGCAGATCCTTGGCGCTGGCGCAGCGGTCGAACAACTCGCCGACATGCCGCCTGGTGCCACGCTCCGGCTCCATCATCGGCACCCGCACCAACGACTCCCGGCCGACGTCGAAGATCACCGAATCCCAGCTGGCGGCGACCACTTCGGAGGGGTACTGGGCCAGGCAGCGGCCCCGGAAGTAGGCCCGGGTGTCCTCGGGCGGCTCCGTCATCGCCGTACGGCTCTCCTCGTCGCTGAGCAGCGTCTTCATGGATCCGCGGGAGACCAGCCGGTGGTAGAGACCCTTCTCCGGGCGTACGTCGGAATACTGCAGGTCGACCAGCTGGAGCTTGTGCGAGCCCCAGCCGAGCTTCTCCCGCTCCCGGTAGCCCTCCAGCAGCCGCAGCTTCGCCACCCAGTCGAGTTCGTCGGCGCAGAGCATCACATCGCGCCCCAGCCGGTCGAGCACGTCTTCCCACCGGTTCAGCACGTCGGCGGTCTGCTCGTCCACGTCGTTGCCGTAGCGGTCGTCAACGAACGCGCGCACCCGCTCCAGGTAGGCCCACTGCACGTCCATCGCGGTCAGCCGGCGTCCGTCGCGCAGCCGCATCAGGTGCGACAGAGACGGGTCGTGACTGACCGCGCGCAGCTCGCCGACGGGATCGGCGATGCCGAGGTCGGGGCCGAGCGCCTTCTCCTCGATCATCGTGAGGATCAACGCGGTGGTGCCCACCTTGAGGTAGGTGGAGATCTCCGAGAGGTTCGCGTCTCCGATGATGACGTGCAGGCGGCGGTACTTGTCCGCGTCGGCGTGCGGCTCGTCGCGGGTGTTGATGATCGGCCGCTTGAGCGTGGTCTCGAGGCCGACCTCGACCTCGAAGAAGTCGGCGCGCTGGGAGATCTGGAAGCCGCTCTGGCCGCCGTCCTGGCCGATGCCGACGCGGCCGGCACCGCAGACGATCTGTCGGGTGACGAAGAACGGCGTCAGGTACGCCACGATGTCGGCGAACGGCGTCTGCCGGCGCATGAGGTAGTTCTCGTGCGCGCCGTAGCTGGCGCCCTTGTTGTCGGTGTTGTTCTTGTAGAGGTGGATCGGTGCCGTGCCGGGGATCGTGGCGGCCCGCCGCGAAGCCTCCGCCATCACCCGCTCTCCCGCCTTGTCCCAGCGGACGACGTCGCGGGGGTTGGTGACCTCGGGGGTGGAGTACTCCGGGTGGGCATGGTCGACGTAGAGCCGCGCCCCGTTGGTCAGGATCACGTTGGCCAGGCCGAGGTCCTCGTCGGCGAGCGCCTCGGCCGGGTCGTAGGCCGCGCCGGAGTAGGTGAAGCCCCGGGCGTCCCGCAGCGGCGACTCCTCCTCGTAGTCCCAGCGGGCCCGGCCACCGCGGTTCAGTTCCGGTCGGGCGCCGTAGG
Proteins encoded in this region:
- the rfbA gene encoding glucose-1-phosphate thymidylyltransferase RfbA; its protein translation is MRGILLAGGTGSRLWPITRAVSKQLMPVFDKPMIYYPLSTLVMAGIHEILVITTPEEQGQFQRLLGDGGQFGLRLEYVAQPRPEGIAQAFVLGADFIGDDSVALILGDNIFHGMSLDRQLAAGEPVGGRIFAYPVANPQAYGVVHFDADGRVLSIEEKPQHPTSRYAVPGLYFYDNRVVEIARGLTPSSRGELEITAVNEAYRRWGELSVTVLDRGTAWLDTGTFTSLMQAAEFVRVIEERQGMKIGCVEEVVWRAGLIDDAQLRALAEPLTRSGYGDYLLDLLAAGGRQEPTGEFFEVGAAR
- the rfbD gene encoding dTDP-4-dehydrorhamnose reductase → MRLLVTGAGGMLGRDLVDVLAARPEHQVTAVTRTELDITDSAAVHAAVDGHDVVVNTAAWTDVDGAETHDSAATAVNGDAVVHLATACAAHGARLLQLSTDYVFDGTASTPYPEDAPTAPLNAYGRGKLVGEQAVTRLLPDTGYVVRTAWLYGTHGRNFVTTMLDLADRRDTLDVVDDQRGQPTWSHALARHLVKLAEAAHTGHAAPGIYHGTCSGETTWYGLARAVFAQRGLDPDRIRPTTSARFVRPAARPTYSVLAHGRWAEAGLPPLPDWHATLADAFTLAAPPSPQKVV
- the rfbC gene encoding dTDP-4-dehydrorhamnose 3,5-epimerase → MKLRPLSVEGAWEITPQQHGDPRGLFLEWYRFDRLGEVVGHPLRLAQANLSISARDVVRGIHFADVPPGQAKYVTCVRGAVLDVIVDLRLGSPTFGRWEGVRLDDVDRRAVYLAEGLGHGFCALTDDATVTYLCSTTYDPSAERTVYPLDDELGIDWPTTGAQLSARDAAAPTLAQARAAGLLPQYDACRRYVETLAVMAGSTDG
- a CDS encoding glycosyltransferase family 2 protein produces the protein MVDGKRLLIIVPALNEAATIGDVVGEIRGELPAADVLVVDDGSTDHTAAVATAAGARVARLPYNLGVGGAMRLGYRYAHDHDYDAAVQVDADGQHDPRYVPKLVDLLDDYDLVIGARFAGEGEYTVRGPRRWAMAVLSLVLSGLAGATLTDTTSGFRAANRRMIAMFAHWYPVEYLGDTVETLVHAARRGYRIQQVPVAMRRRMAGTPSHSPTRALIYLGRALAVLTLALIRR
- the rfbB gene encoding dTDP-glucose 4,6-dehydratase; the protein is MRILVTGGAGFIGSEYVRTLLGVPGGDAADVPPWEPAQVTVLDALTYSGNLANLAPVADDPRLRFLPGDIRDPDVVDRAVAGQDVVVHFAAESHVDRSIAGAAPFVTTNVLGTQNLLDAALRHGTARFVHVSTDEVYGSITDGAWTEDWPLAPNSPYSASKAGSDLLALAYHRTHGLDVVVTRCSNNYGPYQYPEKVVPLFVTNLLDGQCVPLYGDGGNVRDWLHVHDHCRGIALVQDRGRAGEIYHIGGGTELTNKELTARLLDACDAGWDRVTNVADRKGHDRRYALDITKISKELGYAPSITLDTGLAETVRWYRDNRAWWEPLKAANA
- a CDS encoding DUF2304 domain-containing protein produces the protein MKLTLVTGLTGLLLLAAIVELLRRRQLREKYGMLWLGLLFVVIPLSLFPRLLDGVADLLGVASGVSLVLFLGIVFLLLVCIHLSWEVSALEEETRTLAEEFALLRAEVEAERVARAQWPRPLDRTEVTSRDG
- a CDS encoding polysaccharide biosynthesis protein — its product is MIRRLLRLVPPGTVGVAIGLAVVGLASYVHLAVAGHNLDAADYSSLSVLWSVVFTLGIGVFLPVEQEVARLVAARHTRGLPPGPVLARGAAVAAAVLGLLLALTIGGADLLTDRLFDGDPAMVPALGGALAALAVAHTSRGVLSGLRRFGWYGSQLGLDGGLRIVLVAALAVAGVDSPVAYALVLVAAPLAAVALTVAPVARTIGRGPTVPWPPLLRGLALLTVSSLLAQVVVNVGVINVRLLDPTEVAVAGALLSALVLVRIPLFVFGAMQAALLPGLSTAAATGDGPAFRALLHRSLAVVTALGAFGGILAALLGPALVRALFDTPDVLGHGDFAWLSVATLAYLWAMVLGQALLAHGRHHAPALAWTIGVAALVVATLPPLPVALRVELGYTVGSVVAAGIMVTLLRRRRATPPGPPIAAPLPATTSGGT
- the pafA gene encoding Pup--protein ligase, whose amino-acid sequence is MERRIFGLETEYGVTCTYRGQRRLSPDEVARYLFRRVVSWGRSSNVFLRNGARLYLDVGSHPEYATPECDSVVDLVAHDRAGERILEGLLIDAEKRLHDEGIAGEIYLFKNNTDSAGNSYGCHENYLVSRHGEFGRLADVLIPFLVTRQLICGAGKVLQTPRGAVYCLSQRAEHIWEGVSSATTRSRPIINTRDEPHADAERYRRLHVIVGDSNMNEVTTLLKVGTADIVLRMIEGGVVMRDLTLENPIRAIREVSHDITGRRKVRLASGKEISALEIQQEYLAKATEFVERRGGDQTAKRVVELWGRVLRAVETGDLEPVSREIDWVTKLRLIERYQRKHDLPLSHPRVAQMDLAYHDLRRGRGLYALLERRGDVDRVATDPEIFEAKETPPQTTRARLRGEFIRHAQEKRRDFTVDWVHLKLNDQAQRTVLCKDPFRAYDERVERLIASM